Proteins found in one Magnolia sinica isolate HGM2019 chromosome 5, MsV1, whole genome shotgun sequence genomic segment:
- the LOC131247029 gene encoding uncharacterized protein LOC131247029: MGCPDHLKVSLATFKVEGEAVNWWETTERAIPEGRAWHWEDFERRFFEKYFPRSYRDEKMFEFLKLTQGEMTIAQYESRFTELSRYVPKLVEDEDFKIKRFRDGLRPSIHSKICCLNLKSYADAFDKATRAENDDDRKSRARLQQHEAGKRPRTNPMMPPISDKRPRIVSQQAGTPEDKTPRDSRPGCGYCQKLGHDMKNCYKKMRDEGRPVPSQKQSFGPSAPQKSQGRLYAMRSPKDTDAASGLIEGTATI; encoded by the coding sequence ATGGGATGCCCGGACCACCTCAAAGTCTCTTTAGCTACATTCAAGGTCGAAGGAGAGGCAGTCAATTGGTGGGAGACGACAGAAAGGGCAATCCCTGAGGGCCGTGCCTGGCACTGGGAAGACTTCGAGAGGAGGTTCTTCGAGAAGTACTTTCCAAGATCGTACCGAGACGAAAAGATGTTTGAATTCCTGAAGCTTACTCAAGGCGAGATGACTATCGCGCAGTATGAGTCTAGATTCACTGAGTTATCGCGCTATGTGCCGAAATTAGTCGAAGATGAAGACTTCAAAATCAAGCGATTTAGAGATGGTCTTCGACCCTCGATCCACTCCAAGATATGCTGCCTAAATTTGAAAAGCTATGCCGACGCGTTCGACAAGGCAACTCGAGCCGAAAATGACGACGATCGTAAGTCACGGGCCAGGTTACAACAACATGAGGCTGGGAAGAGACCCAGAACAAACCCTATGATGCCACCAATATCGGACAAAAGACCGAGGATTGTCTCACAACAAGCAGGAACCCCTGAAGATAAGACGCCGCGAGACAGTCGCCCGGGGTGCGGCTACTGCCAGAAGTTGGGTCACGATATGAAGAACTGCTACAAGAAAATGAGGGACGAAGGACGCCCTGTTCCATCACAGAAGCAATCATTTGGGCCAAGCGCGCCTCAAAAATCCCAAGGGCGCCTATACGCCATGAGGTCACCGAAAGACACAGACGCTGCCTCAGGACTAATAGAAGGTACGGCTACTATCTGA